One genomic region from Sphingobacterium sp. UGAL515B_05 encodes:
- a CDS encoding Rrf2 family transcriptional regulator, with the protein MLHNLRFATALHIMVLAQLEESNQWLSSEYIASSIQVNASVVRKEIASLKTASLLTSKEGKGGGIRINPENPTITLADIYISTKQTDFGGKFNNPNPACIVGKNINSKLQDLYQEVDTDIVQRLEKITLADFSKTFN; encoded by the coding sequence ATGTTACACAACTTGAGGTTCGCAACAGCATTACACATTATGGTTCTGGCACAGTTAGAAGAGTCAAATCAATGGCTTTCTTCTGAATATATTGCGTCAAGCATCCAGGTCAATGCAAGTGTGGTTCGCAAAGAAATTGCATCTCTCAAAACAGCATCTTTACTGACAAGTAAAGAAGGTAAGGGCGGCGGTATTCGCATAAATCCCGAGAATCCAACGATTACCTTGGCTGATATTTATATCAGCACCAAGCAAACCGATTTCGGCGGGAAATTTAACAATCCCAATCCGGCATGTATTGTGGGCAAAAATATCAACTCCAAACTCCAGGATCTGTATCAGGAAGTCGACACTGATATTGTACAACGTTTGGAAAAGATAACCCTGGCTGATTTTAGCAAAACATTTAATTAA
- a CDS encoding carboxypeptidase-like regulatory domain-containing protein, with protein sequence MKILQTILSCLLITLMSGHLVAQEKTKGIIMELVSGEKIEAAQIQNLRTKAEVQTNRDGSFAIDANINDLLLIKAVGYEQDTVFIYDSSLRRIYLNRMNNVIELNEVVVERMTDSRLAAEIQREKTLGKYSDASQNRGGVRISPSRIFSKEGKQARSNHKLLVAELEKRAVDRKFTENLIKELTPLNGSDLALFKERFRPSYKFIQNSSQETLKVYIMDSYKKFNEKK encoded by the coding sequence ATGAAAATCTTACAAACGATTCTAAGCTGCTTACTTATTACACTAATGAGTGGACATCTTGTTGCACAGGAAAAAACCAAGGGGATTATTATGGAACTTGTCAGCGGTGAGAAAATTGAGGCTGCACAAATTCAAAATTTAAGAACCAAGGCTGAAGTACAGACCAATAGAGATGGCTCCTTTGCAATTGACGCCAATATTAACGACCTCTTGTTAATCAAGGCTGTGGGATATGAACAAGATACTGTCTTCATTTATGATAGCAGCTTACGCAGAATCTATTTGAACAGAATGAATAATGTTATCGAACTCAATGAAGTTGTCGTAGAACGGATGACAGACAGTAGACTTGCTGCTGAAATCCAGCGCGAGAAGACTTTAGGAAAGTATTCCGACGCAAGTCAAAACCGCGGCGGAGTACGGATTTCTCCAAGCCGTATATTTAGCAAAGAGGGAAAACAGGCACGTTCAAATCACAAACTCCTCGTCGCAGAACTTGAGAAAAGAGCAGTTGATCGAAAATTCACCGAAAATCTGATCAAAGAATTGACTCCGCTCAATGGTTCAGATCTAGCCCTGTTTAAGGAAAGGTTTAGACCTTCCTATAAATTTATTCAAAACAGCAGCCAAGAGACTCTGAAGGTCTATATCATGGATAGCTATAAAAAATTTAACGAGAAAAAATAA
- a CDS encoding M1 family metallopeptidase, with translation MMKRIALASLSLVALSYAYPAFAQEKTSNYSYTEAFAPLFFKNNGNEYRSAAGKPGPAYWQNAADYKIQASLNDQNDQITGSVEITYSNNSPDNMNYLWLQLDQNMFSQHGRGQLISPLTNSRYGDGNSTFDGGYQIQSVTDVNGNAIEYIIDDTRMQLRLPAALKSKGGKITFKIKYQYTVPKYGADRTGILDTKNGKIYAIAQWFPRLCVYDDIRGWNTLPYTGPGEFYREFGNYQVEITTPANHMVVLGGELLNPQEVFTAEQLKRYQQAQRSDETVIIRSAEEVNAKNSRPDKKTLTWKYQLNNAQDIAWASSTAFILDGAKINLPSGKKSLALSAYPIESNSNNAWERSTEYTKAAIEIYSKSWFEYPYPVAVNVASNVGGMEYPALSFCGNQAKAGSLWGVTNHEFGHNWFPMIVASNEREHGWMDEGFNTFINELATKEFNNGEYYRNQASRSYIFTARNLEPIMSTPQNMKERNIGALVYYKPAYGLKLLRNEIIGPERFDYAFKKYIQEWAYKHPTPEDFFKAIENGAGENLNWFWRGWFVNNWQMDQGIKSVSYVNNEPKFGALVTVENLEKLPMPVIVEATTVSGKKIRKKLPVEIWERNDVWQFKIPTTESLQSVQLDPDMVMPDKNPDNNSWKAN, from the coding sequence ATGATGAAAAGAATTGCACTGGCTTCTTTAAGCCTTGTTGCGTTGAGCTATGCTTATCCGGCCTTTGCACAGGAGAAAACATCCAATTACAGCTATACAGAGGCCTTTGCACCCTTGTTTTTTAAAAATAATGGCAATGAATATCGTTCCGCAGCCGGAAAACCGGGCCCTGCCTACTGGCAAAATGCAGCCGACTATAAAATTCAGGCTTCCCTGAACGATCAAAATGATCAAATTACAGGATCTGTCGAGATTACCTATAGCAACAATAGTCCAGACAATATGAACTATCTGTGGTTACAATTAGATCAAAATATGTTTTCACAACATGGCCGTGGTCAATTGATCTCCCCCTTGACCAACAGCCGTTACGGTGATGGTAACTCAACTTTTGATGGTGGATATCAGATACAATCTGTTACGGATGTAAACGGAAATGCCATCGAATATATTATTGACGATACCCGTATGCAACTTCGACTTCCTGCGGCATTAAAGAGCAAGGGCGGAAAAATAACTTTTAAGATTAAATACCAATACACCGTTCCTAAATATGGTGCGGACCGTACAGGTATACTTGACACAAAAAACGGAAAAATCTATGCCATTGCACAATGGTTCCCAAGACTGTGTGTCTATGACGACATTAGAGGTTGGAATACCCTTCCTTATACAGGACCGGGAGAATTCTATCGTGAATTCGGAAATTACCAGGTTGAGATCACTACTCCGGCAAACCACATGGTTGTATTGGGTGGCGAATTATTAAACCCACAGGAAGTATTTACAGCTGAGCAACTCAAGCGATACCAACAGGCACAACGCAGCGACGAAACCGTGATCATCCGCTCCGCCGAAGAAGTTAACGCAAAAAACTCCAGGCCTGACAAGAAAACCTTAACCTGGAAATATCAACTTAATAATGCACAAGACATTGCCTGGGCGTCCTCTACGGCATTTATTTTAGATGGTGCGAAGATCAATCTACCGAGTGGAAAAAAATCCCTCGCGTTGTCAGCCTATCCAATTGAAAGTAACAGTAACAATGCCTGGGAACGCTCGACAGAATACACGAAAGCTGCAATTGAAATCTATTCAAAAAGCTGGTTTGAGTATCCTTACCCTGTAGCGGTCAATGTAGCCTCCAATGTCGGTGGAATGGAATATCCAGCCTTGTCGTTCTGTGGCAATCAGGCCAAAGCAGGCTCACTTTGGGGTGTTACCAACCACGAGTTTGGTCACAATTGGTTCCCAATGATTGTCGCATCCAACGAACGTGAACATGGATGGATGGATGAAGGGTTCAATACATTTATTAACGAACTCGCAACAAAGGAATTCAACAATGGCGAATATTACCGTAATCAGGCGAGCAGATCGTACATCTTTACTGCCCGTAATCTTGAACCGATCATGAGTACCCCGCAAAACATGAAAGAACGTAATATTGGTGCTTTGGTCTACTATAAGCCAGCTTATGGACTGAAATTATTGCGAAACGAAATCATCGGTCCTGAGCGCTTCGATTACGCCTTTAAAAAGTATATCCAAGAATGGGCTTACAAACACCCTACACCGGAGGATTTCTTCAAAGCTATTGAAAATGGTGCTGGAGAAAACCTAAACTGGTTCTGGCGCGGGTGGTTTGTCAACAACTGGCAAATGGACCAAGGTATAAAATCGGTATCCTATGTCAACAATGAGCCAAAATTTGGCGCACTTGTCACCGTGGAAAATCTCGAAAAATTACCGATGCCAGTTATTGTTGAAGCTACAACCGTATCAGGCAAGAAGATTCGAAAAAAACTACCCGTGGAAATCTGGGAAAGAAACGACGTATGGCAATTTAAAATACCCACCACAGAGTCATTGCAATCTGTACAGCTAGATCCTGACATGGTCATGCCGGACAAAAACCCAGACAATAATTCGTGGAAAGCAAATTAG
- a CDS encoding ArsC family reductase — protein sequence MLQVYGIKNCNTVKKALTWLEDNNVPFQFHDFKKEGVSVDKLKEWETQVDWQALVNKKGTTWKKLSPETQEQVIDGDSANKVLQENTSMIKRPVIEYNKGILLGFNEAEYETNLK from the coding sequence ATGCTACAGGTATACGGTATCAAAAATTGTAACACAGTAAAAAAAGCACTTACATGGTTGGAAGACAATAATGTTCCCTTTCAATTTCATGACTTCAAAAAAGAAGGCGTCAGTGTAGATAAATTAAAAGAGTGGGAAACACAGGTAGACTGGCAGGCGCTAGTGAATAAAAAGGGAACCACTTGGAAAAAGTTATCTCCAGAAACTCAAGAGCAAGTCATTGATGGTGATAGTGCCAATAAAGTACTTCAGGAAAATACAAGTATGATTAAACGTCCTGTTATTGAATACAACAAAGGTATATTACTCGGTTTTAATGAAGCAGAGTACGAAACAAATTTAAAATAG
- the fbaA gene encoding class II fructose-bisphosphate aldolase, which translates to MSLKDFKGVLTGDQVQELFEVAKKHKFALPAVNIIGTNSINAVMETAKAVNSPVIIQLSNGGAQFYAGKTLNNDNLQACVLGAVSAAQHVHLLAEHYGVAVILHTDHAAKKLLPWIDGLLDAGEKFFAQHGKPLFSSHMLDLSEEPIEENIEISAKYLARMKPLGMTVEIELGVTGGEEDGVDNSDVDSSKLYTQPEEVAYAFEELSKVSDKFTVAAAFGNVHGVYKPGNVKLQPVILHNSQEYIREKYNLTAEKPVNFVFHGGSGSSPEEIAEAISYGAIKMNIDTDMQWAFWDGVRAYEAKNHDYLQGQIGNPEGTDSPNKKYYDPRVWLRKGEETFVARLKEAFADLNAVDVNSKL; encoded by the coding sequence ATGAGCCTAAAAGATTTTAAAGGTGTATTGACAGGAGATCAAGTACAAGAGTTGTTTGAGGTTGCGAAGAAACATAAGTTTGCTTTGCCTGCGGTAAACATTATCGGAACAAACTCTATCAATGCGGTTATGGAAACTGCGAAAGCAGTAAATTCTCCTGTAATTATTCAATTGTCAAATGGTGGAGCGCAATTCTACGCTGGTAAAACCTTAAACAACGATAATTTACAAGCTTGCGTATTGGGAGCTGTATCTGCAGCACAACATGTTCATTTATTAGCTGAGCATTATGGTGTAGCAGTTATTCTGCATACAGATCACGCAGCTAAGAAACTTTTACCTTGGATCGACGGTTTGTTGGACGCTGGCGAGAAATTCTTTGCGCAACACGGAAAACCATTGTTCTCTTCTCACATGTTGGATTTATCGGAAGAGCCAATTGAAGAAAATATTGAAATTTCAGCTAAATACTTAGCGCGTATGAAACCACTTGGTATGACTGTTGAGATCGAGCTGGGTGTGACAGGTGGTGAAGAAGACGGTGTTGACAACTCGGATGTAGATAGTTCAAAACTGTATACCCAACCGGAAGAGGTTGCGTATGCTTTTGAAGAATTGTCTAAAGTATCTGACAAATTTACAGTGGCAGCTGCATTTGGTAATGTTCATGGTGTTTACAAACCAGGTAATGTGAAATTGCAACCAGTTATATTACATAATTCACAAGAATATATTCGTGAGAAATATAATCTTACTGCTGAGAAGCCTGTAAACTTCGTATTCCACGGTGGTTCTGGTTCTTCTCCTGAAGAAATTGCAGAGGCGATTTCATACGGTGCGATCAAAATGAACATTGATACGGATATGCAATGGGCATTCTGGGATGGTGTAAGAGCTTATGAAGCGAAAAACCATGATTATTTGCAAGGTCAGATCGGTAACCCTGAAGGAACTGATTCTCCAAATAAAAAATATTACGATCCACGCGTTTGGTTACGTAAAGGTGAAGAAACTTTTGTTGCTCGTCTGAAAGAAGCGTTCGCTGATTTGAATGCAGTAGACGTTAATAGCAAACTATAA
- a CDS encoding head GIN domain-containing protein, whose translation MKFLGVSVILLLIAQMGFGQVKQNVGDFSSVVATDKIQVELIKSDESLVTFEGQNHENVKVVNTNGSLVLKMNTLNMLQGGNISVKVYYKSLNNVEAKKGAKVFATTNNPVAADHLKVYASEGGLVDLYTAVKTAEIKVTSGATIALYGKANKQEIISNFGGKYEGKDFKTATTVVTVNGGGKADVFATDSIETKTRGGGVIDVYGKPEQRVEKKMAGGTVNFK comes from the coding sequence ATGAAATTTTTAGGAGTCAGTGTAATTCTTTTATTAATTGCCCAAATGGGGTTTGGGCAGGTGAAGCAAAATGTTGGCGATTTTTCTTCGGTTGTAGCGACGGACAAGATTCAGGTGGAGTTGATTAAATCCGACGAGTCCTTGGTGACGTTTGAAGGACAGAACCATGAAAATGTTAAGGTCGTCAACACAAATGGATCCTTGGTTTTGAAAATGAATACCTTGAATATGCTGCAAGGGGGGAATATCTCTGTGAAGGTATATTACAAGAGTTTGAACAATGTGGAAGCAAAAAAAGGAGCCAAGGTATTTGCAACGACAAATAATCCAGTTGCTGCTGACCACTTAAAAGTATATGCTTCAGAAGGTGGTTTGGTCGATCTCTATACAGCGGTAAAAACAGCTGAAATAAAAGTGACCTCGGGGGCTACAATCGCTTTGTATGGAAAGGCAAATAAACAGGAGATCATTTCGAATTTTGGCGGCAAATATGAAGGTAAAGACTTTAAGACAGCAACAACGGTAGTTACTGTCAATGGCGGGGGAAAAGCGGATGTTTTTGCCACTGATTCGATCGAAACAAAAACACGTGGTGGTGGTGTCATTGATGTCTATGGAAAACCGGAACAACGTGTAGAAAAGAAAATGGCCGGCGGAACAGTCAACTTTAAATAA
- a CDS encoding sterol desaturase family protein: MAKRNYVSNSTESTRMFKNDFLESLTKVHWSVPLIFYVPVVVFFSYKALVWGEISFLTYSGYFIFGLAFWTAFEYALHRWVFHFHPTSEWGKRIAFIFHGVHHDYPRDRMRLVMPLSASIPLALLVYLGFTLFFSNEFILACFFSGFMVGYLIYDECHYAMHHANFKSGIFKRIKQHHMLHHYSDPEKGFGVSSSLWDEILRSGFEEKEPKKDSTSLKEEKA; the protein is encoded by the coding sequence ATGGCAAAGCGTAATTATGTTTCAAATTCTACGGAATCTACGCGCATGTTCAAGAATGACTTTTTAGAGTCTTTGACGAAAGTGCATTGGAGTGTACCTTTGATTTTCTATGTACCCGTGGTTGTTTTCTTTTCGTATAAAGCTCTAGTTTGGGGAGAGATTTCTTTTTTAACATACAGTGGGTATTTTATTTTTGGTTTAGCTTTCTGGACTGCTTTTGAATATGCATTACATCGTTGGGTGTTTCATTTTCATCCGACATCGGAATGGGGAAAGCGAATCGCTTTTATTTTCCATGGTGTGCATCATGATTATCCAAGAGACCGTATGCGTTTGGTGATGCCGTTGTCAGCGAGTATTCCACTAGCTCTTTTGGTGTATCTTGGTTTTACATTGTTTTTTTCGAATGAGTTTATCTTAGCCTGTTTTTTCTCAGGTTTTATGGTGGGGTATTTGATCTATGACGAATGTCATTATGCAATGCACCATGCTAATTTTAAAAGCGGTATTTTCAAACGGATCAAGCAGCACCATATGTTGCACCATTATTCTGATCCAGAAAAAGGTTTTGGAGTGAGTTCTTCCTTATGGGATGAAATTTTACGCTCAGGTTTCGAAGAAAAGGAACCCAAAAAAGATTCTACTTCCTTAAAGGAAGAAAAAGCATAA
- a CDS encoding group III truncated hemoglobin, producing MKQDIQTLDDIKVLVDQFYTTIRNDTLLGPIFKERIRDNWAIHLEKMYSFWQTILLDEHRYFGSPFPPHINLPIDAQHFGQWLKLFEATVDRLYSGQKAEEAKWRAQKMAQMFQFKLEYLHANPDKKPLI from the coding sequence ATGAAACAAGATATCCAAACACTCGATGACATTAAAGTATTAGTAGATCAATTTTATACGACGATACGTAACGATACTTTGCTCGGACCTATTTTTAAAGAACGAATCCGAGACAATTGGGCGATCCATCTTGAGAAGATGTATAGTTTCTGGCAGACTATCCTACTGGATGAACATCGTTATTTTGGCAGCCCCTTTCCACCCCATATCAACTTACCCATTGATGCGCAACATTTTGGTCAATGGCTCAAATTATTCGAAGCAACAGTAGATCGCCTATACAGTGGACAAAAGGCAGAAGAAGCCAAATGGCGTGCGCAGAAAATGGCCCAAATGTTTCAGTTCAAACTGGAATACCTGCACGCCAACCCCGACAAGAAGCCATTGATCTAA
- a CDS encoding biopolymer transporter ExbD, which yields MAELNQKTQETGKKKIRSRKMAPKVDLTAMVDLAFLLITFFMLTTTLNKPSAMDIAMPDKIKSDVESSVLIDENRTATLILGEGKFMWYHGDFKKPISSSKVPVDIEKGLSVVIAQLKAKISSMPDTKDMIVLIKPSKEARTKDVIQTIDQLKDQHIARYVISKTQIEEEKQLLTVLQ from the coding sequence ATGGCAGAATTAAACCAAAAAACGCAAGAAACGGGAAAGAAAAAAATAAGAAGCAGAAAAATGGCTCCTAAAGTAGATTTAACAGCCATGGTAGACCTCGCATTTCTTCTCATTACATTCTTTATGCTGACCACAACATTAAATAAACCATCTGCAATGGATATCGCCATGCCAGACAAAATTAAATCAGATGTAGAAAGTTCGGTTCTTATTGATGAAAACCGCACGGCGACCCTCATCTTAGGCGAAGGAAAATTCATGTGGTATCATGGGGATTTCAAAAAACCGATCAGCTCTTCAAAAGTACCGGTAGATATCGAGAAAGGGCTCTCAGTCGTTATTGCACAGTTAAAAGCTAAGATAAGCTCTATGCCCGACACAAAGGACATGATTGTATTGATTAAGCCTAGCAAAGAAGCGCGCACAAAAGACGTTATTCAGACGATAGATCAATTGAAGGACCAGCATATTGCACGTTATGTGATCAGTAAAACACAAATCGAAGAAGAAAAGCAATTGCTCACTGTACTCCAGTAA
- a CDS encoding response regulator transcription factor, which produces MSESRNIFSGNRKYLYGGIILLFIAMAFVAFDMTGTDDFDSARREVLLRRIGDELLTQSGDSRSRVLPVEKIQENEYQIRFENEITFTPDSLVSAIQRLLINDPHARDYVVNVLNCGNSSVAYGYAISHNEKDDIIACRGRVQPKGCYMINIKFKPSGINTAANSYFLGILLFLAFAGFFFLKSDRRRSNVLDDQNSSILTFGAVLFNPQEREMVINENTIDLTGTEARLLHIFALSPNQTIARTRLQKEIWEDEGIIVGRSLDMFISKLRKKLEFDPNIKITVIRGKGYKLEVSS; this is translated from the coding sequence ATGTCTGAAAGCCGAAATATTTTCTCAGGGAACCGCAAGTACTTGTATGGCGGCATAATACTCTTGTTTATTGCGATGGCCTTTGTTGCTTTTGATATGACTGGCACAGACGATTTTGATAGCGCTAGGAGGGAAGTTTTGCTTAGGAGGATAGGGGATGAACTGCTTACGCAGTCTGGAGACAGTAGATCAAGGGTACTTCCGGTAGAAAAGATTCAAGAAAATGAATATCAGATCAGGTTTGAGAATGAAATCACCTTTACACCAGACTCACTGGTGAGTGCTATTCAGCGCCTGTTGATCAATGATCCTCATGCCCGTGATTATGTCGTTAATGTACTCAACTGTGGCAATTCGAGTGTAGCTTATGGATATGCTATTTCCCATAATGAAAAGGATGATATTATTGCTTGTAGAGGTAGAGTGCAACCTAAAGGATGTTACATGATCAATATTAAATTTAAACCGAGCGGGATAAATACAGCAGCGAATAGCTATTTTCTTGGTATTCTGTTGTTTTTAGCATTTGCTGGATTCTTTTTTTTGAAATCGGATCGGAGGCGAAGCAATGTGTTAGACGATCAAAATAGCAGTATTTTAACCTTTGGGGCCGTTTTGTTTAATCCGCAGGAGCGAGAAATGGTCATTAATGAAAACACCATAGATCTCACTGGAACGGAAGCTCGTCTGTTACATATTTTCGCCTTGTCTCCTAACCAGACAATAGCGCGAACACGGCTGCAAAAAGAAATTTGGGAAGATGAGGGAATTATTGTTGGGCGCAGTTTAGATATGTTTATATCAAAACTTAGGAAAAAATTGGAGTTTGATCCGAATATCAAAATTACGGTTATACGTGGTAAAGGATATAAACTTGAGGTAAGTTCTTAA
- a CDS encoding sigma-70 region 4 domain-containing protein, which translates to MTDTSCIEIPEESSSEKVQQIDLLYKCISKLKEADRVLITLVLDEKPYEQIAEITGITENNLRVKIHRIKKELTEIFHKYARL; encoded by the coding sequence ATGACCGACACAAGCTGCATCGAAATACCAGAGGAATCATCGTCTGAAAAAGTACAGCAGATTGATCTGCTATACAAATGCATCAGCAAACTAAAAGAAGCTGATAGGGTACTGATCACATTGGTATTAGATGAAAAACCTTATGAGCAAATAGCAGAAATTACGGGAATTACAGAGAATAATCTCCGTGTAAAAATCCATAGAATTAAAAAAGAATTAACCGAAATTTTCCATAAATATGCAAGACTTTAA
- a CDS encoding RNA polymerase sigma factor, producing MTNKENFEIIYKEYAPAIRKLCLSYTGDRDNAEDLIQETFITVWKKLDSFRNDAKLGTWIYRIAINNCLTSMRKKTSTFKKNDRHKLHRNTRGIIV from the coding sequence ATGACCAACAAAGAAAACTTTGAGATTATTTACAAAGAATATGCGCCGGCCATCCGCAAGCTATGCCTCAGTTATACCGGAGACCGAGATAATGCAGAAGATTTAATTCAAGAGACCTTCATTACTGTATGGAAAAAACTCGACAGTTTTCGCAACGATGCCAAATTAGGTACCTGGATCTACAGAATAGCGATCAATAATTGCTTGACGAGTATGCGAAAAAAAACATCAACATTTAAAAAAAATGACCGACACAAGCTGCATCGAAATACCAGAGGAATCATCGTCTGA
- a CDS encoding alpha/beta hydrolase has translation MKTIVLRINKDLPNYLSHFTKVGISILLLIIYGSAFAQKKYDFQVSIYGTGTPIILIPGYSCSGTVWTETVNHLKDKYECHVLTLPGFAGQAPIKEALLETMRNEIIAYTEAKKLQNPILLGHSLGGFLSLWIASTAPSLFQKVIVVDGVPFYPGMQNPNTSVEEVKKLVDKDALIAQFTSMGDQQLSVYAENIARQLVTDSIKAKTIAEWQVQSDRVTLASAFYEMMTTDIRQDLAKITIPVLVLGSKYETLEKSQHILSEQYKYVKKLTLHNTNSKHFIMYDQPIWFFKELDTFLK, from the coding sequence ATGAAAACTATTGTTCTTCGTATCAATAAAGATCTACCGAACTATTTAAGCCATTTCACCAAAGTCGGTATTTCAATACTTTTACTCATAATTTACGGATCGGCATTTGCACAAAAAAAATATGATTTTCAGGTCAGTATCTATGGAACAGGAACACCAATCATTCTTATTCCAGGATATAGCTGTAGTGGAACTGTATGGACAGAAACTGTAAATCACTTAAAAGATAAATACGAATGTCACGTGCTTACACTTCCTGGCTTCGCAGGACAAGCACCGATTAAAGAAGCATTGCTTGAGACTATGCGCAATGAAATCATAGCATATACAGAGGCAAAAAAATTGCAAAATCCGATTCTTCTAGGCCATAGTTTAGGAGGCTTTTTGAGTCTCTGGATCGCAAGCACTGCACCCTCCCTATTTCAAAAAGTTATCGTTGTGGACGGAGTACCGTTCTACCCGGGCATGCAGAACCCAAATACAAGTGTAGAGGAAGTGAAAAAGTTGGTCGATAAAGATGCACTTATCGCACAATTTACTTCAATGGGAGACCAACAACTTAGTGTATATGCTGAAAATATAGCACGACAGCTGGTAACCGATTCTATAAAAGCCAAAACAATAGCCGAATGGCAAGTACAGAGCGATAGAGTTACATTAGCATCTGCTTTTTATGAAATGATGACAACGGATATCCGTCAGGATCTTGCTAAAATTACCATACCCGTTTTGGTACTGGGTAGTAAGTACGAAACGCTGGAAAAATCGCAGCATATTCTTTCCGAGCAATATAAGTATGTAAAAAAGCTAACTTTACACAATACCAACAGTAAGCATTTTATTATGTATGATCAGCCAATATGGTTTTTTAAAGAACTAGACACATTTTTAAAATAA
- a CDS encoding bestrophin family protein, whose amino-acid sequence MIVYNPKDWLSATFKLHKSDTFKKLLPFLVLIAFYSWMIAFLELEYLKLNEKSWVKNITIVHNLLGFVISLLLVFRTNTAYDRWWEARKQWGTLTNVSRAFSYKLNAMLDVDDKVNRSFFRKAIPLFAETLYDFLRSDYTKFMLDENEHPELKALDNKKHGPNQVSTMIFHKINDLYKEGTITGDQLIILNEEIITMTHVCGACERIKNTPIPLAYSAFIKKFIIFYTMTLPVGYVFSIGYFVVIAVPFILYVLASLELIGESIEEPFGIDQDDLPIDKIAANIRKHCHEIIPA is encoded by the coding sequence ATGATCGTATACAACCCCAAAGACTGGCTTTCGGCAACTTTCAAGTTGCATAAATCAGATACCTTCAAAAAGTTACTGCCATTTCTTGTTTTGATAGCGTTTTATTCCTGGATGATTGCCTTTCTAGAATTGGAATACCTCAAACTAAATGAAAAGAGCTGGGTCAAAAACATTACCATTGTCCACAACTTACTCGGTTTTGTTATATCGCTTTTACTGGTATTCCGAACAAACACGGCCTATGACCGCTGGTGGGAAGCCAGAAAACAATGGGGTACATTGACTAATGTTAGTAGAGCCTTTTCGTATAAACTAAATGCCATGCTGGATGTAGATGACAAAGTGAATCGTAGTTTTTTCAGAAAGGCAATCCCCCTATTCGCAGAAACACTATACGATTTTCTAAGATCGGATTACACCAAGTTTATGCTCGACGAAAACGAACACCCTGAGTTAAAGGCTTTGGATAATAAAAAACATGGTCCGAACCAAGTTTCTACCATGATCTTCCACAAAATCAATGATCTATATAAAGAAGGAACTATAACTGGCGATCAGCTTATTATCCTTAATGAGGAAATTATTACCATGACACATGTTTGTGGAGCTTGTGAGCGTATTAAAAACACCCCAATACCATTGGCATATAGTGCATTTATCAAGAAGTTCATTATCTTCTATACCATGACCCTTCCAGTAGGTTATGTTTTTTCTATCGGTTACTTTGTTGTGATTGCTGTACCATTTATCTTATATGTTTTAGCATCTCTTGAATTAATTGGTGAGTCCATTGAAGAGCCATTTGGTATCGACCAAGACGATTTACCGATCGACAAAATTGCGGCCAACATCAGGAAACACTGCCATGAGATTATCCCTGCATAG